Below is a window of Roseivirga misakiensis DNA.
AGAAATCCGAAGCAAGAGATATAATGCTATTGAGTCTGATAGATATTTCTGATCTCACGCGAGAGGCGTTCAGAGATAAGGAAGATTATAAAGCGGTTAAAAAGAAGATCAAAGAAGTGACGCAGGATGTGAAAATATCCAATGCCATCAATAAAAGCATTCGAGAAGTACAAGCAGCAATTATGATCGCCATAACCACGACTATGATTGTAACTACAGTGACAACTACCACGAATTAATCTCCTGACTAGTGAGAAATAAAAAGGCCTCATACCATTAAGATGTAAGGCCTTTTATGTGGTTTTCTTGTTATTTTTAGTCCTCTTCGTAAATCACTAAAATGTCTATTTCTCTCATTTCCTTTTTCATCTTAATGCCCATTTTTTTGATGGCATCATGAAATGATTGAGGATTTTCAGGGTCATAAGAGAAATCAAAAACAAATAGTCCATCAATACCAGTTTCATTGACTACTGGTTTTCCCAAAGTACCTTGATCTTCCAAATATTTAGTAAAGTCATCCATCGATGATCTATTGGATATAAACCTATCTCCTCTAGAATTGAGATTTTTAACGTCAGTTCCAGCTTTTTCTAATGGAAAGGGGATAGAGTCAATTTTAGAAACAACAATTACTTCCATTTCCTTCTTCTTAGTTTTAGCCTTTATGTCTAATGTAGAAAGTAGTTTTTCTTGAAAGATTTCGTTTAACCTACCAGCGTCTTCGGGAGCAACCAGAATATCCAAATTATATCGGTTGTCGGTATTCTTCCAGTCCACTTTGGCCTCATCTATTTGTAATTCCAATCGAAAAGAACTCATATCAAAGGCCTGACGATACATACCTGTAATCGTGGTATTGTGCATAGAAATGCGTCGCCCGTCTTTATTGTATTTCGTGAACCCAGGGATGTTTGGGTTATAAGGCTGAATATCGAAGGTTTCTATGGCATCTGCTGGAAGGTTAAAGTAGTCAGCCGCATAATCAAAAGCTGTGTTATCAACCTTTAGGGGTAAGTCTATTTTCTCCTTGTTAATGACTTTTTTGATAACCTCCTTATTGATATTTGAAGGGTTGGTAATCGCTACTACAGTGCCGTCTACATCTATTAACACAGAATGAGGAAGCATCCTATATGGGAAATAATCACTCATTTTATGCTCTCTATCTCGGGCATACATAAAACTATATGGTCTCTTTGCCGCGAACCGCTCTAACCTTGCCTTATCCTCAGTACTGACGGCAAGGACTAGTAAATCATCTTTAAACTCCTTTTGTAGAGAATCTAAGTGAGGCATGTTCACAATACACGATCCACACCATGTCGCCCAGAAATCAATTAGAATCACTTTCTTTTTGGGAAAACCATTTGTAGTTTTTCCATTTTTGGGTCCAATCAAATCAACTTCGAGTTCTTCCAGATGGTCTATATTATCGCCAACCGTAAGTGCTTGGCCTCTGAGCAAACCTGAAACGAGAATAAGTGCGAGAATAATTATGGCTTTAAGTTTCATATCATTTTTTTTAACAAACCTAGCGTACAGCTTTTTTCGGGGTGTTAAACTGAGACTTAACTATTGTAAATGTTTGTTAATGGATTATTGGGAGCCAAAAAAGCCACATATATTCGATTATGATAAAGAAGCAATCGGTAACCATTCCACTGACTACGATCTCATTGATTAGTATGCTGGCGATTCAGGCTTATTTTTTAAAGGCTAACTTTCAAAGTAATAAAACAAGTTTTCAAAATGACGTGAATGCCTCTCTGGAGCTGATCATTGATGATGTAAAGCAAGATTGGGAGGAACGGCGGTTCGAACTTCATAAGTTCGACTTACTTGATACCAATTTGGTTAAAATTGAATATGATTTTGGGAACGGTATTAACCCATCTGTGAGTCTGGTAGATCCTATTTCTGGAGATTTATTTTTGAAACACAATTTTATTACAAAATACGATCCTGATACGCTCACGAAGGAGTTTTTATTCAACAAAGCCTTCAATAAACTTAAACGCATTGGCAAACAGACGGTATACTTTAGTGTAAATAGGCCGATTGACGACCGCTATGAGAATTATACTGACACCTTATCGGCCAATATCAGATTGTTAGACAGTCTTTTAGTGGATAATTTTGATAACTACGCCATTCAAGCCGATTATGAATTGGTATTTATTGAGGAAGACAGTACTTATGAGCTTAATGATGAAAAAGCGTATATTTCCAACTTTTTCAAATTGAAAGACAGGGGAGATCAGCGTCAGATAGCTGTGCTTATTCCCAAGCCATTTTGGGCCATCGTGCAAAGATCATCATCGTTGATCGTGGCTTCATTATTCGTTGTGCTACTGGTAGTCTTTAGTTTCTGGTTTTTAACCGACATGATTAAAAAGCAACGTATTTTGGCTCAAACTAAGGATGACTTTATCGATAATGTGACCCATGAACTCCTCACACCGATTTCAACTTTACATGTGAGTTTGGAGAGCCTCGATCGGTACCATGTTCTTGATAATAAGGAGAAAGCCAGAGACTATTTGAAAATATCAAAAATGGAGCTCAGCAGAATCTCGGGCCTTCTGCAAAATGTATTACAAGTCAGTCTACACAATCCTGGGGTAGTTAGTTTAAAGATGACTAATGTCGATCTGAAAGCCCTCATCAATGAAGTGATCGACTATTACTCAGTAAAAAGCAAAGGGGAGATTCACTTCAAGGTTGCCCCATTCAGCAATATTGAGGTAAAAGCTGATGTTTATCGATTAAATAATGTCTTCTACAACCTGATCGATAATGCATTAAAATACTCTAACCGAACTCCTAAAGAGATAGAAATCAATGTCCATACTGGGGATAAAGTAGCAGTGGATGTAAAAGATAATGGCATAGGAATTCCACGAGAAGATCAAGATAAAATCTTCGAGAAGTTCCATCGCGTGAGCCAAAATGGGGTGCACGATGTCAAAGGAATGGGGATCGGTCTATATCAATCTAAAACCATTATGAATAAAATGGGAGGAGATTTAAGGCTGAAAAGTTCATCTGAATCCGGTTCGATTTTTTCAATAGTTTTAAACCCTTGTTAAGTACCACCAATGTCTAAAATATTATTAGTTGAAGATGAGCTTTCCCTAGCTATGTTGGTGAAAGATAATTTGGAAGAACAGGGGTACCAAGTTACCCATGTTACTGATGGACAATCGGCCATTGAAAGATTCAACTTGGAAACACCAGATCTCATCATTTTAGATGTGATGATGCCTAAGGTGAATGGTTATGATGTAGCAAAGGCGATAAGAACAACCAACAAGAATGTCCCTATCATCTTTTTAACTGCTAAGGTTCAAGTCAAAGACGTAATCGAAGGATTTGAGTCTGGAGGGAACGATTATCTCAGAAAGCCTTTCAGTATCCAAGAATTACTCATTCGTATGAAAGTGATGTTGAGTGAAACACGATTACTAACGAATGAAATAAAGACTGAAGACAAAGTATTTTACCTAGGAAGCTTCGTTTTTGATAGCCGAAAATTTACCCTAGAAAATGGAAGCAATGTCCGAAGCTTAACGGCTAAGGAATCTCATTTACTTCAGGCGCTCTGTATGCAACAAAACCAAACGGTCACAAAAGAGTCATTATTATTAGCGGTTTGGGGCGATGACTCCTTTTTCAACTCACGCAGTCTTGACGTTTTTATCTCTAGACTTAGAAAGTACCTTAAAGACGAACCCAGGCTTAGCATCTTGAATATAAGAGGGGTAGGATATAAGTTTATCGTCGATTAAAGGCCGAGATAGCGCCAATAGAAATCGATTGTATTCTTAGCTTAAGAGTGTAGATGGGCTTCCTGTAATAATCTGATTAACAGCATGATACATTCTTAATTATTCAATCGGAGATTGTACTCACACCAAAAATAAATTAAATCAGCTCAAACTGTGTCGATAAGTTTATCTATTGAATATCCAAAATATGGAGTTGAATAGATACAGCAAAAGACTAACCCAAGATCCAACACAGCCCGCATCGCAGGCCATGCTATATGGTATTGGCCTAACAGAAGCTGATATGCAAAAGGCTCAAGTGGGCATTGTTAGTACAGGCTATGAAGGCAATACTTGTAACATGCACCTAAACGATCTCGCAAAAGAAGTCAAAAAAGGAGTCGTTGCGGCCGATCTAGTGGGTTTGATATATAATACCATAGGCGTTAGTGATGGCATATCTAACGGGACAGAAGGAATGCGCTATTCGCTCGTTTCTAGAGAAATAATTGCAGATTCGATCGAAGCTGTTGCAGGAGCCCATTATTACGATGGCTTGGTAACCGTAGTCGGCTGCGACAAGAATATGCCGGGCGCTCTAATGGCGATGGGAAGGCTAAATAGACCCTCGTTAATGGTTTATGGTGGCACTATCGCCTCAGGATGCTATAAAGGGAAAAAGCTCAATATCGTTTCGTCTTTTGAGGCTTTGGGTGAAAAGTTTGCTGGAAATATATCGGATGAGGATTACCAAGGGATTATCAAGAACTCGTGTCCAGGTGCAGGCGCATGTGGTGGAATGTATACGGCTAATACCATGTCATCGGCTATTGAAGCATTAGGCATGTCATTGCCTTATAGTGCCTCAAACCCAGCGATAAGTCTTGATAAAGAAGAAGAATGTGCCAAAGTAGGGCGTGCGGTTCGAAAACTACTTGAGCTCGATTTAAAACCGAGAGATATACTCACAAAGAAATCCTTCGAAAATGCCATCAGGCTGATCATAGTCCTCGGTGGTTCTACCAACGCAGTAATGCACCTAATCGCGATAGCCAAAAGTGTAGACATCGATCTTAGCCTAAAAGACTTTCAAACGCTTTCTGATAACACTCCATTTCTGGCCGATCTAAAACCAAGTGGCCAATATTTGATGGAAGATTTACATGAAGCAGGTGGCGCCCCAGCCGTTATGCGCTTCATGCTCGACCATGATATGCTTCATGGGGAATGTATGACCGTTACAGGGGAAACCATAGCCGAAAACCTATCCACAGTAGACCCAATTAACCTAGAAACTAAGCTG
It encodes the following:
- a CDS encoding sensor histidine kinase, which codes for MIKKQSVTIPLTTISLISMLAIQAYFLKANFQSNKTSFQNDVNASLELIIDDVKQDWEERRFELHKFDLLDTNLVKIEYDFGNGINPSVSLVDPISGDLFLKHNFITKYDPDTLTKEFLFNKAFNKLKRIGKQTVYFSVNRPIDDRYENYTDTLSANIRLLDSLLVDNFDNYAIQADYELVFIEEDSTYELNDEKAYISNFFKLKDRGDQRQIAVLIPKPFWAIVQRSSSLIVASLFVVLLVVFSFWFLTDMIKKQRILAQTKDDFIDNVTHELLTPISTLHVSLESLDRYHVLDNKEKARDYLKISKMELSRISGLLQNVLQVSLHNPGVVSLKMTNVDLKALINEVIDYYSVKSKGEIHFKVAPFSNIEVKADVYRLNNVFYNLIDNALKYSNRTPKEIEINVHTGDKVAVDVKDNGIGIPREDQDKIFEKFHRVSQNGVHDVKGMGIGLYQSKTIMNKMGGDLRLKSSSESGSIFSIVLNPC
- a CDS encoding redoxin domain-containing protein codes for the protein MKLKAIIILALILVSGLLRGQALTVGDNIDHLEELEVDLIGPKNGKTTNGFPKKKVILIDFWATWCGSCIVNMPHLDSLQKEFKDDLLVLAVSTEDKARLERFAAKRPYSFMYARDREHKMSDYFPYRMLPHSVLIDVDGTVVAITNPSNINKEVIKKVINKEKIDLPLKVDNTAFDYAADYFNLPADAIETFDIQPYNPNIPGFTKYNKDGRRISMHNTTITGMYRQAFDMSSFRLELQIDEAKVDWKNTDNRYNLDILVAPEDAGRLNEIFQEKLLSTLDIKAKTKKKEMEVIVVSKIDSIPFPLEKAGTDVKNLNSRGDRFISNRSSMDDFTKYLEDQGTLGKPVVNETGIDGLFVFDFSYDPENPQSFHDAIKKMGIKMKKEMREIDILVIYEED
- a CDS encoding response regulator transcription factor; translation: MSKILLVEDELSLAMLVKDNLEEQGYQVTHVTDGQSAIERFNLETPDLIILDVMMPKVNGYDVAKAIRTTNKNVPIIFLTAKVQVKDVIEGFESGGNDYLRKPFSIQELLIRMKVMLSETRLLTNEIKTEDKVFYLGSFVFDSRKFTLENGSNVRSLTAKESHLLQALCMQQNQTVTKESLLLAVWGDDSFFNSRSLDVFISRLRKYLKDEPRLSILNIRGVGYKFIVD
- the ilvD gene encoding dihydroxy-acid dehydratase produces the protein MELNRYSKRLTQDPTQPASQAMLYGIGLTEADMQKAQVGIVSTGYEGNTCNMHLNDLAKEVKKGVVAADLVGLIYNTIGVSDGISNGTEGMRYSLVSREIIADSIEAVAGAHYYDGLVTVVGCDKNMPGALMAMGRLNRPSLMVYGGTIASGCYKGKKLNIVSSFEALGEKFAGNISDEDYQGIIKNSCPGAGACGGMYTANTMSSAIEALGMSLPYSASNPAISLDKEEECAKVGRAVRKLLELDLKPRDILTKKSFENAIRLIIVLGGSTNAVMHLIAIAKSVDIDLSLKDFQTLSDNTPFLADLKPSGQYLMEDLHEAGGAPAVMRFMLDHDMLHGECMTVTGETIAENLSTVDPINLETKLLRPIDQPIKPTGHLQMLFGNLASEGSVAKITGKEGERFEGKAIVFDDEFSAIEGIGSGAVKPGHVIVIRYEGPKGAPGMPEMLKPTAAIMGAGLGKSVALITDGRFSGGSHGFVVGHVTPEAQAGGVIALVENNDPIIIDAVNNEITLGVSEEVLKKRKALWKRPALKVKAGVLKKYAKNVSSASEGCVTDN